The following are encoded together in the Gilvimarinus sp. DA14 genome:
- a CDS encoding replication-associated recombination protein A, producing MGDLFATEPVHQPLAARMRPRSLDDYIGQQHILAAGKPLREAVEKGQLHSMILWGPPGVGKTSLARLFAERADARFETLSAVLSGVKEIRAAVQVAQQERQMRGRATILFVDEVHRFNKSQQDAFLPFVEDGTFIFIGATTENPSFELNNALLSRCRVYVLRSLERELIERVIRQALNDAERGLGGENIAIADAALTILANAADGDARKSLNLLELAADLAPERDGARLISEEVLAEVLGGDVRRFDKGGDLFYEQISAMHKAVRGTSPDGALYWLARMLDGGCDPLYIARRVVRMASEDIGNADPRGLSLALAAWDTQERLGSPEGELAIAQAITYLACAPKSNAVYNGFNQAMADVKSDPALDVPMHLRNAPTSMMKSMDFGAEYRYAHDEPGAYAAGENYLPEPIAERRYYHPTDRGLEGKIGEKLRHLRALDAASSTKRYQRD from the coding sequence ATGGGCGATTTGTTTGCCACCGAGCCCGTGCACCAACCGCTGGCTGCGCGTATGCGACCTCGAAGTCTGGACGATTACATCGGCCAGCAGCATATTTTGGCGGCGGGTAAGCCGCTGCGTGAAGCGGTAGAAAAAGGCCAGCTACACTCAATGATTTTATGGGGCCCGCCCGGGGTGGGTAAAACCTCGCTGGCCCGCCTGTTTGCCGAGCGCGCCGACGCGCGATTCGAAACCCTCTCGGCGGTACTGTCCGGTGTGAAAGAGATTCGCGCCGCGGTGCAAGTGGCGCAGCAAGAGCGGCAAATGCGTGGCCGCGCCACAATTTTATTTGTCGATGAAGTGCACCGCTTTAACAAATCTCAGCAGGACGCTTTTTTACCCTTTGTGGAAGACGGCACCTTTATCTTTATTGGCGCCACTACCGAAAACCCATCCTTTGAATTAAATAACGCTCTCTTATCTCGCTGCCGAGTGTACGTCTTGCGCTCGCTTGAGCGTGAACTGATCGAGCGTGTAATTCGCCAAGCGTTAAACGATGCCGAGCGCGGATTGGGTGGTGAAAATATTGCCATCGCCGATGCTGCGCTCACCATATTGGCCAATGCGGCCGATGGCGATGCGCGCAAATCCCTCAATTTGCTCGAATTGGCCGCTGACCTTGCGCCTGAGCGCGATGGCGCCCGGCTTATCAGTGAAGAGGTGTTGGCCGAGGTGCTGGGCGGCGATGTGCGCCGCTTTGATAAGGGGGGCGATCTGTTTTACGAGCAGATCTCCGCCATGCATAAAGCCGTGCGCGGCACTTCGCCCGATGGCGCACTTTATTGGCTTGCGCGCATGCTCGATGGTGGTTGTGATCCGCTTTATATCGCCCGCAGGGTAGTGCGTATGGCCAGTGAAGATATCGGCAATGCCGACCCGCGCGGCCTGTCGCTGGCGCTCGCCGCCTGGGATACCCAGGAGCGATTAGGCAGCCCAGAGGGCGAGCTGGCTATAGCCCAGGCAATTACCTATCTCGCCTGCGCCCCCAAAAGTAACGCTGTGTATAATGGCTTTAATCAGGCTATGGCCGATGTAAAATCCGACCCGGCATTAGATGTGCCTATGCATCTTCGCAATGCGCCTACAAGCATGATGAAGTCGATGGATTTTGGCGCTGAGTATCGCTACGCCCACGATGAGCCCGGTGCCTATGCCGCCGGTGAAAACTATTTGCCCGAGCCCATTGCCGAGCGGCGCTACTATCATCCTACCGATCGTGGGCTAGAGGGGAAAATAGGCGAAAAACTCAGACATCTACGGGCTTTGGATGCGGCCAGCTCGACAAAACGCTATCAGAGGGATTGA
- the gorA gene encoding glutathione-disulfide reductase: MSEYDLMVIGGGSGGVRASRVAAGLGAKVALVEERALGGTCVNVGCVPKKLFVYASQFREQFSHAVGYGWTLASPEFDWPTLRDNKNREIARLNGIYDKILSSAGVELLQGHGKILSPNCVQVGDREYFAKKILIAVGGWPFIPDFPGREYAISSNEVFFLEHLPRAMVIVGGGYIACEFASIFNGLGVETHLVYRRDLLLRGFDLDIRELMAQQMKDKGVHLHFNADVTGIEHNDGLQVQLDTGATLSVDEVMYATGRRPLLQGLGLENTRVVVNDRGAIEVDETLQTAEPSIYALGDAVGRKELTPVALAEGMALARRLFAPQDYSEDQLRIDYDLIPTAVFTQPNIATVGLSEEQAREQGFEVRVYAAKFKPMPLSLTDSDEKVLVKLVVNKADDRVLGAHMLGLDAGEIIQGLAVAITAGATKADFDRTLGIHPTVAEEFVTLRESVRE; the protein is encoded by the coding sequence ATGTCCGAATATGATTTGATGGTAATTGGTGGCGGTTCTGGCGGCGTGCGCGCCAGTCGTGTAGCCGCAGGCCTGGGCGCCAAGGTGGCGCTGGTTGAAGAGCGGGCTCTGGGGGGCACTTGCGTTAATGTCGGGTGCGTGCCCAAAAAGCTGTTTGTCTACGCCTCACAATTTCGCGAACAATTCTCCCATGCTGTGGGCTACGGTTGGACGCTGGCCAGTCCCGAGTTTGACTGGCCGACCCTGCGGGACAACAAGAATCGTGAAATCGCTCGCCTAAACGGTATTTATGACAAAATTCTGAGCTCCGCCGGTGTAGAACTTTTGCAAGGGCACGGCAAAATTCTCTCTCCCAATTGTGTGCAGGTGGGAGATCGCGAGTACTTTGCCAAGAAAATTCTTATTGCGGTAGGTGGCTGGCCGTTTATCCCTGACTTCCCCGGGCGCGAATACGCAATCAGCTCCAACGAAGTTTTCTTCCTCGAACATTTGCCGAGAGCCATGGTTATTGTTGGTGGTGGCTATATTGCCTGTGAGTTTGCCAGTATTTTTAACGGCCTGGGCGTGGAAACTCATTTGGTATACCGCCGAGACTTATTATTACGCGGCTTTGATCTGGATATTCGCGAGCTGATGGCCCAGCAAATGAAAGACAAGGGTGTGCATCTACATTTTAATGCCGATGTCACTGGTATAGAGCACAATGACGGCTTGCAAGTGCAGCTGGATACTGGTGCTACCTTGAGTGTGGATGAGGTTATGTATGCCACGGGGCGCAGGCCACTGCTGCAAGGGCTGGGGCTTGAGAATACCCGCGTGGTGGTAAATGACAGGGGCGCCATTGAAGTGGATGAAACCTTGCAGACGGCAGAGCCGTCAATTTACGCGCTGGGCGATGCAGTAGGTCGCAAGGAGCTGACCCCTGTGGCTCTGGCCGAAGGCATGGCTTTGGCTCGGCGCCTGTTTGCACCCCAGGACTATAGCGAAGATCAGTTGCGGATCGACTACGATTTGATACCTACGGCGGTGTTTACTCAGCCCAATATTGCCACCGTAGGGCTGTCCGAAGAGCAGGCGCGCGAACAGGGCTTTGAGGTCCGAGTTTATGCCGCCAAGTTCAAACCCATGCCTTTGAGTCTTACTGACAGCGACGAAAAGGTCTTGGTAAAACTGGTCGTCAATAAGGCCGACGACAGAGTGTTGGGGGCACACATGCTGGGGTTAGATGCCGGGGAGATTATTCAAGGGCTTGCAGTGGCCATCACCGCAGGTGCGACAAAGGCGGACTTTGATCGAACCCTAGGTATTCATCCCACTGTTGCCGAGGAGTTTGTCACCCTGCGCGAATCTGTCAGGGAGTAA
- the trxB gene encoding thioredoxin-disulfide reductase: MSEAKHHRLIVLGSGPAGYTAAIYAARANLKPVVITGMQQGGQLTTTTEVENWPGGVSDLQGPDLMVQMQQHAERFDTEIIFDHINEADLSKRPFTLKGTETYTCDALIIATGASAQYLGLPSEEAFMGKGVSACATCDGFFYRDQKVAVVGGGNTAVEEALYLSNIASEVTLIHRRDSLRSEKILQDKLFAKENIKILWNHTLDEVLGDDSGVTGLRLNNLEAGDTTEIDVSGVFIAIGHKPNTDIFAGQLDMKDGYIKINSGLEGNATATSVEGVYAAGDVSDHIYRQAITSAGAGCMAALDAEKFLDD; encoded by the coding sequence ATGAGCGAAGCTAAACACCACCGCCTGATTGTTCTGGGCTCTGGCCCCGCTGGCTACACGGCCGCTATTTACGCCGCCCGTGCCAACCTCAAGCCAGTGGTTATTACCGGCATGCAGCAGGGCGGCCAGCTGACCACCACCACAGAAGTTGAAAACTGGCCCGGCGGCGTTTCCGACCTGCAAGGCCCAGATTTAATGGTGCAAATGCAGCAGCACGCAGAGCGCTTTGATACCGAAATTATTTTTGACCATATCAACGAAGCAGATCTGTCAAAGCGCCCATTCACCCTCAAGGGTACCGAAACTTACACCTGCGACGCGCTGATTATTGCCACCGGGGCCTCGGCTCAGTATCTGGGCCTGCCTTCGGAAGAAGCATTTATGGGTAAAGGCGTTAGCGCTTGCGCTACCTGTGACGGCTTCTTCTATCGCGACCAAAAGGTAGCCGTAGTGGGCGGCGGTAATACCGCTGTGGAAGAGGCATTGTACCTGTCCAATATCGCCAGCGAAGTGACGCTGATTCACCGTCGCGATTCACTGCGTTCAGAAAAAATCCTGCAAGATAAGTTGTTTGCCAAAGAGAACATTAAAATTCTCTGGAATCACACTCTGGATGAAGTGCTGGGCGACGACAGCGGCGTAACCGGCCTGCGTCTGAACAACCTTGAGGCGGGCGACACCACTGAGATCGACGTATCGGGCGTGTTTATTGCCATCGGTCATAAACCCAATACCGACATCTTTGCCGGCCAGCTTGACATGAAAGACGGTTACATCAAAATCAACAGCGGTCTTGAAGGTAATGCCACTGCCACCAGTGTTGAAGGTGTTTATGCAGCGGGCGATGTATCTGACCACATCTACCGCCAGGCGATCACCTCCGCCGGCGCCGGCTGTATGGCCGCTCTGGATGCAGAGAAGTTTCTCGACGACTGA
- the crcB gene encoding fluoride efflux transporter CrcB, translated as MQWLFVAAGGALGAMARFFITTQLYPLAGNRFPLGTLVVNLLGCFLVALLYVVIVEKAMLAPYWRHLLVTGFLGALTTFSTFSLDALLLWQNGLHSVALIYVLANVVGCLLVVTASWYLAHFMLS; from the coding sequence ATGCAATGGTTGTTCGTTGCCGCAGGTGGCGCCTTGGGTGCCATGGCGAGATTTTTTATTACCACCCAACTCTACCCGCTAGCGGGAAATCGTTTTCCGCTGGGCACCTTGGTGGTTAATCTGCTCGGGTGTTTTCTGGTAGCTCTGCTGTATGTGGTGATTGTAGAGAAGGCCATGCTTGCGCCTTATTGGCGCCATCTGCTGGTTACTGGGTTTCTCGGTGCCCTGACGACCTTTTCCACTTTTTCCTTGGATGCGCTACTGCTTTGGCAAAATGGCCTGCACTCGGTGGCGTTGATCTACGTGCTGGCCAATGTAGTCGGATGCCTTCTGGTGGTAACTGCCTCGTGGTATTTGGCCCACTTTATGTTATCTTAA
- the lolA gene encoding outer membrane lipoprotein chaperone LolA — protein sequence MKLIVACLTGLILCSTPWALAQQQAAVELTEKLHKLVSLKGEFTQVLQDESGSELERSQGEFVLQKPGRFYWQTHDPFPQTLVSNGETIWLYDPDLMQVTVRQVSDDLQRTPALLLSESAAKVAQAYKVSEPVNNQFVLEPREEDALFESLTLVFAADQVAQIQLLDGLGQTTVFTFESAQQNQPVDESLFEFAIPEGVDVLID from the coding sequence ATGAAATTAATAGTTGCTTGTTTAACTGGTCTTATATTGTGCAGCACACCATGGGCTCTGGCGCAACAACAGGCGGCGGTGGAGCTTACTGAAAAGCTGCATAAGTTAGTGAGTCTTAAAGGTGAGTTTACCCAAGTTTTGCAAGATGAATCCGGCAGTGAGCTGGAGCGCAGCCAAGGCGAATTCGTGCTGCAAAAGCCCGGACGTTTTTACTGGCAAACCCATGACCCGTTTCCGCAGACGCTAGTGTCCAACGGCGAAACTATCTGGTTGTACGACCCGGATTTAATGCAGGTGACGGTGCGCCAGGTGAGCGACGATTTACAGCGTACACCGGCGCTTTTGCTGAGTGAGTCGGCCGCTAAGGTGGCGCAGGCTTATAAGGTAAGTGAACCTGTCAATAATCAATTTGTGCTGGAGCCCCGTGAAGAAGACGCCCTGTTTGAATCCCTGACACTGGTTTTTGCCGCAGATCAGGTGGCGCAAATTCAACTGCTGGACGGCTTGGGGCAAACTACGGTGTTCACTTTCGAGAGCGCGCAGCAGAATCAGCCCGTGGATGAATCTTTGTTCGAATTCGCGATACCCGAGGGTGTCGACGTACTGATTGATTAA
- the aat gene encoding leucyl/phenylalanyl-tRNA--protein transferase, with protein sequence MIQLPWLNDDPALFPPLDTALDDPDGLLAAGGDLKPQRIVNAYAQGIFPWYEQDQPILWWSPNPRTVLHPSEVHLSRSLRKQLRKAPFELRFDTAFSTVMQACAAPRRGAGGTWITPQMHKAYCDLHELGITHSVEMWQGDDLVGGLYGLALGRVFFGESMFARRDNASKIAFASLCYYLNDWGFELIDCQVASDHLFSLGAYEIPREEFAQRLNNLIGHSTASPWPCELYGLDYPF encoded by the coding sequence ATGATTCAATTGCCGTGGCTCAACGACGACCCCGCCCTATTTCCGCCGCTGGACACAGCACTTGATGACCCTGACGGTCTGCTCGCCGCTGGCGGCGATCTTAAACCACAGCGCATTGTCAACGCTTATGCACAGGGCATATTTCCCTGGTATGAGCAAGACCAACCCATTCTCTGGTGGAGCCCAAACCCGCGCACAGTATTGCACCCGAGCGAGGTTCACTTATCGCGCTCGCTACGCAAGCAGCTGCGCAAAGCCCCTTTTGAATTGCGGTTCGATACCGCCTTTAGCACAGTAATGCAGGCCTGCGCGGCGCCGCGCCGAGGCGCGGGTGGTACCTGGATCACACCGCAAATGCACAAAGCTTATTGCGATTTACACGAGTTAGGCATCACCCACAGTGTCGAGATGTGGCAAGGCGACGACTTGGTGGGCGGGCTATACGGTTTGGCGCTGGGACGGGTGTTTTTTGGCGAGTCCATGTTTGCACGGCGGGACAATGCATCGAAAATCGCTTTTGCCAGTCTGTGTTATTACCTAAACGACTGGGGGTTTGAACTCATCGACTGCCAGGTTGCCAGTGACCACCTGTTTAGCCTCGGCGCCTACGAAATACCCCGCGAGGAATTTGCTCAACGGTTGAACAACTTGATTGGGCACAGCACTGCCTCACCCTGGCCATGTGAATTATATGGACTAGATTACCCTTTCTAA
- the serS gene encoding serine--tRNA ligase gives MLDPKLIRGNLEEVATGLAKRGFQLDVELLRSLEEERKAVQIKTENLQSERNSRSKNIGKAKAAGEDIAPLLKEVEQLKQDLATAETELHQIQHKLDDYLSGVPNIPVAEVPEGADEDDNVVLRRWGTPRDFDFEVKDHVDLGAQLQGLDFDTASKITGARFAVMRGNIARMHRALIQFMLDTHLGEHGYEEVNVPYIVNADSLYGTGQLPKFAEDLFKIADDERDFFLIPTAEVPVTNLLRDVLLDKEVKLPLKFVAHTPCFRSEAGSHGRDTRGMIRQHQFEKVELVQFVRPEQSEAALESLTANAEAILQKLGLPYRTVILCGGDIGFSAAKTYDIEVWVPSQNKYREISSCSNFGDFQARRLKARYRDPETGKPALLHTLNGSGLAIGRTLLAVLENYQQADGSVLVPEVLQPYMGGTTRIGGV, from the coding sequence ATGCTAGATCCGAAACTGATTCGCGGCAATCTTGAAGAGGTTGCTACAGGACTCGCCAAGCGGGGTTTTCAACTCGATGTGGAGCTGTTGCGCTCGCTCGAAGAAGAGCGCAAAGCCGTACAAATCAAGACCGAAAACCTGCAGTCCGAGCGCAACAGTCGCTCTAAGAATATTGGCAAGGCCAAGGCCGCCGGTGAAGATATTGCACCTCTGTTGAAAGAGGTTGAGCAGTTAAAGCAGGATTTGGCTACAGCCGAGACTGAGCTGCATCAGATACAGCACAAACTGGACGATTATCTGTCGGGCGTGCCCAACATTCCCGTCGCTGAGGTGCCCGAGGGCGCCGATGAAGACGACAACGTAGTGCTGCGCCGCTGGGGTACGCCGCGTGACTTTGATTTTGAGGTCAAAGACCATGTGGACTTAGGCGCTCAGCTGCAGGGCTTGGATTTCGATACCGCCAGCAAGATTACCGGTGCGCGCTTTGCCGTGATGCGCGGCAACATCGCCCGCATGCACCGGGCATTGATTCAATTTATGCTGGATACGCACCTGGGCGAACATGGTTACGAAGAGGTTAATGTTCCTTATATCGTCAATGCCGACTCTCTCTATGGTACGGGTCAGCTGCCTAAGTTTGCCGAAGACTTATTTAAAATCGCCGATGATGAGCGCGATTTTTTCCTGATCCCGACCGCTGAAGTGCCCGTGACCAATTTGTTGCGCGATGTGTTGTTGGATAAAGAGGTAAAACTGCCGCTTAAATTTGTCGCGCACACGCCTTGCTTTCGCTCTGAGGCGGGCAGTCATGGTCGTGATACCCGGGGCATGATTCGTCAGCATCAGTTTGAAAAAGTCGAGCTGGTGCAGTTTGTTCGTCCTGAGCAGTCAGAGGCCGCGCTTGAGTCTCTGACTGCCAACGCCGAGGCCATTTTGCAGAAACTGGGCCTACCATATCGCACAGTGATCCTGTGCGGTGGCGATATCGGCTTTTCCGCTGCCAAGACTTACGATATTGAAGTCTGGGTGCCATCACAGAATAAGTATCGTGAGATTTCTTCTTGCTCAAATTTCGGCGACTTCCAGGCGCGTCGCCTGAAGGCCCGCTATCGCGATCCCGAAACGGGCAAACCAGCGTTGCTGCACACGCTTAACGGATCTGGCCTAGCCATTGGTCGCACCTTGTTGGCGGTGTTGGAAAACTACCAGCAGGCTGACGGCAGTGTGCTGGTGCCTGAGGTGTTGCAACCCTATATGGGTGGTACGACTCGAATTGGCGGAGTGTAA
- a CDS encoding DNA translocase FtsK 4TM domain-containing protein produces the protein MGLERLSKKSTKAAAREQGESTMIMRYLREGALIGLVAACGLLLLTLLTYDAGDPGWSRTGENLRVQNAGGPAGAWLADVFFSLFGYLSFLFPLMLGYRAWLIIRDRAHPPEFDPVLLGLRTVGLVLVMVAGTGLAVLHVGGRESTLPFSDGGYLGLSVAEAVAGAFSHTGGTLLLLAMFFFGLTIFTDLSWLGLMDDIGRKVLQGWRLAGEKLAHWRSARNEKRSADKQQRERREVIETRKKTEAKRVPPTISEPVKKPAPSKRAVQEKQVPLFGKDDTPVGDLPPISLLDPADKHSDKAFSKESLEAMSKLLELKLKDFGIDIEVVSVQPGPVVTRFEIQPAPGVKASRITNLAKDLARSLAVISVRVVEVIPGRSVMGIEIPNEHREMVRLSEVLSSEPYEKAKSRLTMALGHNIAGEPVIADLARMPHLLVAGTTGSGKSVGVNVMLLSLLYKSSPKDVRLILVDPKMLELSVYEGIPHLLTPVITDMNDAANGLRWCVGEMERRYKLMAAMGVRNLAGFNRKIEEAEKAGTPIPDPLFKPDEHYEPGSAEATPPNLETLPAIVVVIDEFADMMMIVGKKVEQLIARIAQKARAAGIHLILATQRPSVDVITGLIKANVPTRMAFQVSSKIDSRTILDQGGAEQLLGHGDMLYLPPGTSVPERVHGAFVDDHEVHNVVADWKKRGEPDYLEGVIDDSTNNIPVPGLSGGEDGGNDEGDALYDEAVAFVIDSRKASISSVQRKLRIGYNRAARLIETMEAAGVVSEAGHNGNREVLAPKS, from the coding sequence ATGGGGTTAGAACGTTTGAGCAAAAAAAGTACAAAAGCTGCAGCGAGAGAGCAAGGCGAATCTACCATGATTATGCGTTATTTACGTGAAGGGGCCCTCATTGGTCTGGTGGCCGCCTGTGGATTACTGCTGCTGACGCTGCTGACCTATGATGCGGGCGATCCCGGTTGGTCGCGCACCGGGGAAAACCTGCGTGTGCAAAATGCGGGGGGGCCGGCCGGCGCCTGGCTGGCCGATGTGTTTTTCTCTCTGTTTGGATACTTGTCATTTTTATTCCCCTTGATGCTCGGTTACCGCGCCTGGTTGATTATTCGCGATCGCGCGCATCCGCCGGAGTTTGACCCAGTGCTGCTGGGGCTGCGTACTGTCGGTCTGGTGTTGGTGATGGTGGCGGGCACTGGCCTTGCTGTCCTGCATGTGGGGGGGCGTGAATCAACACTTCCGTTTTCTGACGGCGGCTATCTGGGGTTGTCGGTGGCCGAAGCCGTAGCTGGCGCCTTCAGCCATACCGGGGGCACTTTACTGCTATTGGCGATGTTTTTCTTTGGTTTAACGATATTTACCGACCTTTCATGGCTGGGCTTGATGGATGATATCGGGCGCAAAGTGCTGCAGGGCTGGCGCTTGGCCGGAGAAAAATTGGCACACTGGCGCAGCGCTAGAAACGAAAAGCGCAGCGCGGATAAGCAACAGCGCGAGCGCCGCGAAGTGATTGAAACCCGCAAGAAAACTGAGGCTAAGCGGGTGCCGCCCACGATCAGCGAGCCGGTAAAAAAGCCTGCGCCCAGCAAACGCGCGGTGCAGGAAAAACAAGTGCCGCTGTTTGGTAAGGACGATACCCCGGTCGGGGATTTGCCACCCATCAGTCTGTTGGACCCGGCCGATAAGCACAGTGACAAAGCCTTTTCCAAAGAGTCGCTGGAGGCCATGTCAAAGCTGTTGGAGTTAAAACTCAAGGATTTTGGTATCGATATTGAAGTCGTGTCCGTGCAGCCTGGCCCAGTGGTTACCCGGTTTGAGATTCAACCTGCCCCGGGGGTTAAAGCCAGCCGTATTACCAACCTCGCCAAAGACCTGGCGCGTTCCCTGGCCGTGATCAGTGTGCGGGTTGTGGAGGTAATACCTGGGCGTTCGGTGATGGGGATTGAGATACCCAACGAGCACCGCGAAATGGTGCGCTTGAGCGAAGTCTTGTCGTCAGAGCCCTACGAAAAAGCCAAATCGCGTTTGACCATGGCCCTTGGGCACAATATTGCCGGTGAGCCGGTTATTGCCGACTTAGCGCGTATGCCGCATTTGCTGGTGGCCGGTACTACGGGTTCTGGTAAATCGGTGGGGGTGAATGTGATGCTGCTGTCGCTGCTGTACAAATCCTCCCCTAAAGATGTGCGCTTGATTCTGGTGGACCCGAAAATGTTGGAATTGTCGGTCTACGAGGGTATTCCGCATTTGCTGACGCCGGTTATTACCGATATGAACGATGCCGCCAACGGTTTGCGCTGGTGTGTAGGGGAAATGGAGCGTCGCTATAAACTGATGGCGGCCATGGGGGTGCGTAACCTGGCGGGCTTTAATCGCAAAATAGAGGAGGCGGAAAAAGCCGGCACACCGATCCCGGACCCACTGTTTAAACCCGATGAGCACTATGAGCCGGGTAGCGCCGAGGCGACTCCGCCAAACCTGGAAACCCTGCCCGCCATTGTGGTGGTTATCGACGAATTCGCCGACATGATGATGATTGTCGGTAAAAAAGTGGAACAATTGATTGCCCGAATTGCTCAAAAAGCCCGGGCCGCTGGGATTCACCTGATTTTGGCGACCCAGCGTCCATCGGTGGATGTGATTACCGGCTTGATTAAAGCCAATGTGCCCACCCGGATGGCGTTTCAGGTGTCCTCCAAGATCGACTCGCGCACTATTCTCGATCAGGGCGGGGCAGAGCAATTACTGGGTCATGGTGACATGCTCTATCTGCCTCCTGGCACCAGCGTGCCGGAGCGTGTGCACGGCGCGTTTGTAGACGATCACGAAGTGCACAATGTGGTGGCCGATTGGAAAAAACGCGGTGAACCCGATTACTTGGAAGGTGTGATTGACGATAGTACCAACAATATTCCGGTTCCCGGTTTGTCCGGCGGGGAAGACGGCGGTAATGACGAAGGCGATGCTCTTTACGACGAAGCAGTCGCGTTTGTGATCGACTCGCGTAAAGCGTCCATTTCGTCGGTTCAGCGTAAATTGCGTATTGGTTACAACCGCGCTGCGCGTTTGATTGAAACCATGGAGGCCGCCGGTGTCGTATCTGAAGCGGGCCACAATGGTAATCGCGAGGTGCTGGCGCCCAAATCTTAA
- the cysG gene encoding siroheme synthase CysG, translating into MDYFPFFMRLRGQRVLLVGGGDIATRKARLLLKAGATLNVVTLAIDNELEELVQNSGGSVQLREYQPCDLDNVVLAVAATDTASVNEQISADARARHLPVNVVDSPELCTVITPAIVDRSPLVIAISSGGEAPVLARMVRAKLERLLPASYGRLAGLASRFREAVKAKFTTGDQRRRFWERILEGPVAERVYAGQDAQADRLLEAELESARDEVGGEVYLVGGGPGDPELLTLKALRLMQQAEVVLYDRLVSNEVLELVRRDADRIYVGKKRSDHSMEQPAINQLLLDLAQQGKRVLRLKGGDPFIFGRGGEEIELLAENRIPFQVVPGITAASGCAAYAGIPLTHRDCAQSVRFITGHLKNDNPNLSWPELALPGQTLVFYMGLLGLEQIAHELVEHGRAPHTPVALVEKGTTSAQTVVVGELSNINTKVKERDIKGPTLIIVGEVVALRSRLDWFSAKA; encoded by the coding sequence ATGGATTACTTCCCCTTCTTTATGCGTTTGCGCGGTCAGCGAGTATTGCTGGTCGGAGGAGGGGATATAGCCACCCGTAAGGCTCGCTTGCTGTTAAAGGCCGGCGCCACTTTAAATGTGGTTACCTTGGCAATAGATAATGAGTTGGAAGAGCTAGTCCAAAATTCGGGTGGCAGCGTGCAGCTGCGCGAATACCAGCCCTGCGATTTGGATAACGTCGTTTTGGCGGTGGCGGCCACCGACACCGCGAGCGTAAATGAGCAGATATCCGCCGATGCTCGGGCCCGTCATTTACCCGTCAATGTAGTGGATAGTCCCGAGCTGTGCACAGTGATTACCCCCGCTATAGTAGACCGATCACCCCTGGTAATTGCGATTTCCAGCGGGGGGGAGGCGCCGGTACTGGCGCGCATGGTACGCGCCAAGCTGGAGCGCTTGTTGCCCGCCAGCTATGGCCGCCTGGCGGGTTTAGCCAGCCGCTTTCGCGAAGCGGTGAAAGCTAAATTCACCACCGGTGATCAGCGCCGTCGCTTTTGGGAGCGAATACTCGAAGGGCCGGTAGCCGAGCGCGTATACGCCGGCCAAGACGCGCAGGCGGATCGTCTGCTAGAGGCTGAGTTGGAAAGCGCGCGCGATGAAGTCGGCGGAGAAGTCTACTTAGTCGGGGGTGGCCCCGGCGATCCGGAACTCTTGACACTCAAAGCGCTGCGCTTAATGCAGCAGGCCGAAGTTGTGCTCTACGACCGCTTGGTCTCTAATGAAGTGTTAGAGCTGGTGCGTCGTGACGCCGACCGCATTTATGTAGGAAAAAAGCGCAGCGATCACAGTATGGAGCAGCCCGCGATCAATCAGTTGCTGCTGGATCTGGCGCAACAGGGTAAGCGCGTGTTGCGCCTCAAAGGTGGTGACCCGTTTATTTTTGGTCGTGGCGGCGAAGAGATTGAACTGCTGGCAGAGAACCGCATTCCGTTTCAGGTAGTACCCGGTATTACTGCCGCATCCGGTTGCGCGGCTTACGCTGGTATTCCTTTAACGCATCGCGATTGCGCCCAGTCGGTGCGCTTTATCACCGGGCACTTAAAGAACGACAACCCCAACCTTAGCTGGCCCGAATTGGCGCTACCAGGGCAAACGCTGGTGTTTTATATGGGCCTTTTGGGGTTAGAGCAAATTGCCCACGAGTTAGTAGAGCACGGTCGCGCTCCGCACACGCCTGTTGCGTTAGTGGAAAAAGGTACAACCAGTGCGCAAACCGTGGTGGTTGGAGAGCTCTCTAATATTAATACCAAGGTCAAAGAGCGCGACATCAAAGGGCCCACGCTGATTATCGTGGGTGAGGTTGTAGCTTTGCGTTCCAGGTTAGACTGGTTTTCGGCCAAGGCTTAA